In a single window of the Bubalus kerabau isolate K-KA32 ecotype Philippines breed swamp buffalo chromosome 18, PCC_UOA_SB_1v2, whole genome shotgun sequence genome:
- the BRIX1 gene encoding ribosome biogenesis protein BRX1 homolog, with amino-acid sequence MAATKRKRRGGLAVQAKKLKRDAKDGKLPTKPNDVSEEAAEEEKDRIPGPVCKGKWKNKERILIFSSRGINFRTRHLMQDLRMLMPHSKADTKMDRKDKLFVINEVCEMKNCNKCIYFEAKKKQDLYMWLSNSPHGPSAKFLVQNIHTLAELKMTGNCLKGSRPLLSFDPAFDELPHYALLKELLIQIFSTPRYHPKSQPFVDHVFTFTILDNRIWFRNFQIIEEDAALVEIGPRFVLNLIKIFQGSFGGPTLYENPHYQSPNMHRRVIRSITAAKYREKQQVKDVQKLRKKEPKTILPHDPTADVFVTPADEKPVEIQWVKPEPKVDLKARKKRIYKRQRKMKQKMSSGNAK; translated from the exons ATGGCGGCGACCAAAAGGAAACGGCGTGGAGGCCTGGCGGTTCAGGCGAAAAAGTTGAAAAGAGACGCGAAAGATGGCAAGCTGCCGACTAAGCCGAACGACGTATCAGAGGAGGCggcagaagaagagaaagatcGTATCCCAGGCCCAGTTTGCAAG GGAAAGTGGAAAAATAAGGAACGGATTCTCATCTTTTCTTCTAGAGGAATAAATTTCAGAACAAGACATTTAATGCAAGACTTGAGAATGTTGATGCCTCATTCTAAAGCAG ataCTAAAATGGATCGTAAAGATAAGTTATTTGTGATTAATGAG GTTTGTGAAATGAAAAACTGCAATAAATGTATCTATTTTGAagctaaaaaaaaacaagatctcTATATGTG gcTTTCAAATTCACCTCATGGACCATCTGCTAAATTCCTTGTTCAAAATA TTCATACCCTAGCTGAGCTAAAGATGACTGGAAACTGTTTAAAAGGTTCTCGGCCCCTCTTGTCTTTTGACCCT GCTTTTGATGAATTGCCACATTATGCTTTGTTAAAAGAACTCTTAATTCAG ATCTTCAGTACACCACGGTATCATCCCAAAAGCCAGCCATTTGTGGACCATGTGTTTACATTTACCATTTTGGATAATAGGATATGGTTTCGGAACTTTCAG atcaTTGAAGAAGATGCTGCTCTTGTAGAAATAGGACCCCGTTTTGTCTTAAATCTTATAAAGATTTTCCAGGGAAGTTTTGGAGGACCAACTTTGTATGAAAATCCTCACTACCAGTCACCAAACATG cATCGGCGTGTCATAAGATCCATCACAGCTGCAAAATACAGAGAGAAACAGCAAGTGAAAGATGTGCAGAAGCTGAGAAAGAAAGAACCAAAGACTATTCTTCCCCATGATCCCACTGCAGATGTTTTTGTTACACCCGCTGACGAAAAGCCGGTAGAAATACAGTGGGTGAAACCAGAGCCAAAAGTCGATttgaaagccagaaagaaaaggatttacaaaagacaaagaaagatgaaACAGAAGATGAgcagtgggaatgcaaaatga